The stretch of DNA gtgtgcgtaggaatttttttgaaattactacattccccaacacgatAACCTAGGGTCACCTATGGGGAAATAGGTATGGTATACTCTTTTTAGTTCCAATAGCAGATCAATAAAAAGAAGATATCACTCACAATCATGTGcgagtaattcctttgtaggcaTACTAGAGGTAGATGGAAGTTGGATGAAATTTCATATGTAATCATGTCAATtagttagggtttgatccctagtagccactatgttctgagattgatgttgctttgactttgctatgcttaatgcttgtcagtagggcccgagtgccatgatttgaATGCACTATGTTGGACTCCGAGATATAGGGGCAGATCTCCACAATTACAACTTGCCTTGTGCATTTGCATTTCAAAGCAAATTCCTAGaagcacatcttcagggggagttcttctatatcgtGGAATCACAATCTTGAAGTGTTTACTTTGAACTATAATTTATCCCCATTAAGAACTTTAACAAATTTACAaccaatcaccaaaaagggggagattgtaagtgcatctagtgccccctTTGTGGTTTGGGAGTATTGAAGAGAAAATGGTTAAGGTACTAATTTGTTTGTGAGTGTACAAAGGAAAATAGTCCCTAAAGATTTGGTTTAACCGTCAAAGACaaccctaaaaatgtatgaaatACATAGAAGAAATTGCCTAAAGAATTGGAACATGAATACTTTCTCTTTTAGaatttttcttcttattttttgaGTCATAGGGAACACTTTACTATTAAAGGGAGTCTAGGTGATACATAGACGTATTTCTAAAGTGATGCTCAAACTATCCTATTTCTTCGAGTGGAGACTTTGGAAATCTGTTGAAGTGCGTTCAGTTCTTCAGCGTTAGAGACGATGTTCTTCGGGGCGCTCATGACTTTGTTCTCACTGAATAGTTAGGAAATCGCTAGTGTGGTTCTCCTATTGTGAGGAAACTGAGAGTTCAAATGAGAATGCCAGTTGTCACGTGGATCCCTATTCTGACAATGATCACATCAGAAGGTCTGCTTGATTTTTTCCATCGGGTTGGACCtcggctataaatagccgcccctaaCCACCATTCATTGGCTAGATGCTCTGATTTATTGCATGACAAGTGTCATCTAGAGCAACCCTCCCACCGAAGAATCTGAGAGAATTgtaagtgaggaaaaacccaaacccctAGAGCCAAAGTgtttgagcatcactgaagaatATGTTCTGTGTAAACCGAAGACTTGTTACCTTTGAACACTGTGATCTTTCGGACAGTTAGGCATCATGTTCTGAGCATCCATGAGTCCGTGGACTGTTGATGAATGAGTATGTCAAGGTTTGAAAGTCTACCGTGaggacttaccacgagtgattgggcgaggtctaagcgaccttagctcaaggagtaTAAAGGTGCACTTCCACTATGATAAACTCGTTACAAAATATGAATTTAACACCTATGACTATGTCAACTCATTTTGCAACAACAACTTCAAGAAGGGATAACTGCCCTTGCCCGCCATTGTcacatatagcaaaagatggcgGGGATAAAGATTTTCTTCCTGGTTGCCAAGGCCAATCACTGAATACCAACACATCGGTAAGGAGACAACACCTTCATCAGATAATGATGCAAGTTTGTCGTTGCAGAGCCAAGCAATAAAGGACGGAAGAAGGGTTTTCACCATGGACATGAAAAGGTGCTCCAATCATCTTCCTGTAAACGAAATTTCTAATATTTACCCAACTCGGAGTGGCACTAGCAAATGTGTAGGACATATTCCCACCTTAGACCATCACCATGGCCATCAGAAAGCCAACCATGTTGCTACGCGGATCTGGGCGCCACCACTCCACGCCAACAGGAACCGACTTGCAGCATCCACATGCCTTTGAGGTCGTTGCCCCAATGTTCACCGCGTGAAATAATTTTGTAGCATTTGTTCTGTTTAGTTTAGACAATCGATACTTGCCATGGGACTGTTTTCGAATGAAATGATATTAACTAAGGATAAATATGCACAAGAGAAAGTCTTTCAAGACTTGGGAGTTGAGAAGATTGTAGCAGAAGTGATGATTGAATTGCTCAACCCCATGTTGTTAATTTCAACAGACTTGATAGCACTTATGGATTAAATTGTctagaggaacttagttgaaggGTGAATGAGATTATGCCAAAAACCAGTGTTGTGTCTCTTACATGGTGCTTCAGCTCCTTGCTGTTGCCATGACCCTGCTACTATATGCACGTGTACATGTATAAATGTGGATTCGTCACCTTTCTTAATGTTATACTAAAGACTCTGCTGGCCAATGAACGATCCACCTACTCGGCATTCTCTTGAAATGGTGCGTATGTGGTAAATAACAGAAAATGATCAACAGCTATTTCCCTCCAAAAAAACAATTGGCCTTGTTCTGAAAGAACAATAAACAACAGAGGTTGTGTCTACGTGAGCTCGCACCAGGAGCACACTCCAACACCGCCGAGTAAAAGCATGTACAGCTGGGCGTCCCAAACCCCCTCCATACGCTCGGGCGGATGGCCTGATAAGTGACCGGTAAAAAAAAGCAACCCAGGCGAGCGCCTCAAACCCCTAGTCTGATCGGCGCCTCTCATATCCAATCTAAATACGGGGTAGATATGGGGAGGCCTAGGCACGACCGGACGCGTCCTCCACGTCGGATCCGGACCACGCTAGCCCACCCGACCCCACATATAATCGTCTCCATCCGCTCCCTGGACCAAACCCTAGCCACTCCACTCCACTCCATCGCCTCCACTACACACCACGCCGTCCGGCGATCTTCAGCCTACTCCGATATGGGGCCAGCGGATCCGAGTTCTACACCTTCAGATTCGTCGATCCCGAGCTCACCCCACGCGGTTCTGAGGAGGAGATGATCGTCCGGCTTGTGCTTCTAGGATGCGTGTATGACGGTTGGATTTCCCTAAGTCCGGCTGTAGATGCTAGgtagaaaaaaaaggaaaaagacgGGAGAAAATTGAGAAACCCCAGCAAGAAAAGGAACAAAAGCCGAAGTAACGGACGTGAGTGTGCGAAAGAGAGAAAGCATCCGTCCAAAGTCCAGTTGACAGTTCACACCAACAACAATGCATCTCTAacctccctccccctccctctctatctctcttcttAACCAACCCCCGGCCCTTTTTCCTCGCTTCAAATCCTCTTCTCccccttcccttcccttcccttcctCCTCGCCCCCGAGAAGCTCACGCATCCCAACTCTAACCATACGCAGACGCAAGGCTTCAATGGAGCCGTGCACCAAGCAGTTCCTCCCCATGCCTCCGCAGGACCCCAACTCCCCGTcgtcctccacctcctcttcctcctcctcctccacctcgccGTCCCACCCCTACCACCGCGCGCAGCCGCCGCACCCACACAACCTCCCGCCCTCGCCCAGGCCCGTCCCCCGCACCATCGAGACCACCCCGTTCCCCACCACCTTCGTCCAGGCCGACACCACCTCCTTCAAGCAGATCGTCCAGATGCTCACCGGCTCCGAGCAGTCCTCCAagagcgccgccgccgcggcgacGACCAACGGCAGCGCCGGGAACCAGGCGGCGAGCGGGAGCGGGCCGTGCCGCCCGAAGAAGCCGTCCTTCAAGCTGTACGAGCGGCGGAGCAGCCTCAAGAACCTCAAGATGATCGCGCCGCTGGCCATGGgcgcgccgccgtcgccgaggAACGCCTCCGCCGCGCCGGAGATCCTGTCGCCGAGCGTCCTGGACTTCCCGTCCCTGAAGCTCAGCAGCCCGGTGACGCCGCTCACCGGCGACCCCTTCTTCCCCTCGCCGGCGTCGTCCTCGGGGGACGCCGCGGAGCGCGCGGCCATCGCCGACAAGGGCTTCTTCTTCCACCCTTCGCCGCGGGGCGCCGAGCCGCCGCGGCTCCTCCCGCTGTTCCCCGTCAGCTCGCCCAGGATGGCCGCCGCGTCCGCGACGGCGGCGCCGGCCGAGTGAGTGGCCCAAAGCCTCCGCCTTTGCGCGCGCATCCTGCTCAGCCAGCCATGAAGTACTCTACGACTTCTACTATCGTCGCTGTATCATCGCCGTCCTTTGTTCGCAGTTCTAGTTCCATAGTAGTAAGTAAGGTGTTTGCTGTGTCGTTCttcgccggcgccggcgccgccgcTGTTGTAATTTTTGCTCCCTTCTTGAAAGGAAGAGGGGAGTTGGTTCTGTTTTGGGGCTGCGACTCGATTAATCGATTAATTACAGCTTCATTTCGATCGAGCTTGCTATGCTAGATCCTTTCCCGATTCTGATCTTCTTTGGGTTGCTGTTTGGAGTGATTACCTCTGCTCTTCATCGACCACCACCGTTGTTGCGGCCTTGTAATCTCGTGGAAAGGAGCAGTGCATGTGGATGCATATGGTCTGAAGCTGTCATAATTGTCCAAAATCCGGCGTTCGCTGCTGGCTGCAATCCAAGTGAGGTATTTGGAAACATGCCTGCCTCGAGTCTTCTTCTCTGGTATGCTCGCATCACACAATATGACCTCGACAGTATACTACAAGTAGTAGTAGTACACAAAATTTGCATGGGAGTGATTCTTGTACTGCAAAAGCTCAAATTCTGCTGACAAGCTGTGTGCTGCGCTTGGCACTTTTCGGTCTCGAACCAGCAGTCCTCGAGGCAGATGTACTACTCCTAGTAGTACCTGGATCATCTGCCCAGGAGGTACCAACCGCGCCAGGATTCGCAGTTACTCCTTGCATGTTTTTCAGCGACCGACTCATCAGTCCTTGACGCTCATCGGGCCAACTTCACCGCGTGACCCTATCCTGTCTGGCCCCGTCTGTTTGAAATAAAATGAACAAAAAAGGCGGCCCAGCGCGCGACGGCCCGGACCCATCTTATCCGTTTTGTGTCCGGACCGACCCATTCGAGTGTAAATTTGCGCCGGGTTTGGGTCGCGGCGGACACCAAACTGACGCGCGCTCGTCCGCGTCGGGGCCGCGTGACAGGCGGCCACCTACCTCCCATCCGCCCACATCAATGCGCACGAGCGGGCGGCCCACCTGTTATCCGCACATTGAGCGGTCGTCGTCCTTTAAGTGGGAAGCGTGGACAGGTCGTCGTCCACACTGCCCCACGCCACCCCGCGGCCTCCTCGAAACCCGACAGCGGCGACCACGTCCCAAACCCTAGCCTAGACCTCGCCGGCCGGCCACCCGCAGCCATGGGCCTCTGGAACTACGGCCGCAAAGGCCGGCACGACCGCGAGGCCGGCTCCTCGTCGGGACGCCGCTGCGGCTCGGTGAAGGAGGAGCCCGCCTCGCCATCGCCACCACGCCGGgcccccgcgccgcccgcctTCTCCATCGCGCCCATGTCCGCCGGCGAGCGCGACCGGCATTACG from Triticum urartu cultivar G1812 chromosome 3, Tu2.1, whole genome shotgun sequence encodes:
- the LOC125544609 gene encoding VQ motif-containing protein 4-like, whose translation is MEPCTKQFLPMPPQDPNSPSSSTSSSSSSSTSPSHPYHRAQPPHPHNLPPSPRPVPRTIETTPFPTTFVQADTTSFKQIVQMLTGSEQSSKSAAAAATTNGSAGNQAASGSGPCRPKKPSFKLYERRSSLKNLKMIAPLAMGAPPSPRNASAAPEILSPSVLDFPSLKLSSPVTPLTGDPFFPSPASSSGDAAERAAIADKGFFFHPSPRGAEPPRLLPLFPVSSPRMAAASATAAPAE